Proteins from a genomic interval of Candidatus Borkfalkia ceftriaxoniphila:
- a CDS encoding prolipoprotein diacylglyceryl transferase, protein MYPYDFLFDGFNLYVLFITLGVIAALVVFRILADKNKFPAGLQNLVLIGAVISVVVGYCFAVLFQGVYNAFETGKFVINGSTGATFYGGLIGGAGIMLLIYFLGGKLILKNDDNKKYFSMFLQIGVCCVAVAHGFGRIGCLTAGCCHGHETDAWYGINQYMYTDAGGHEVWKKVVPLQLFEALFLFALGALMFYLAWKGKKYNFPVYTIGYGVWRFIIEFFRADDRGETLFKLLTPSQLTALILILAGIAYLLVPVIRKKIKKT, encoded by the coding sequence ATGTACCCTTACGATTTTTTATTCGACGGGTTCAACCTGTACGTGCTCTTTATCACGCTCGGCGTGATCGCGGCGCTTGTGGTTTTCCGCATTCTTGCCGACAAAAATAAGTTCCCTGCGGGATTGCAGAATCTCGTTTTGATCGGCGCGGTGATCTCCGTCGTCGTAGGGTACTGTTTTGCCGTGCTGTTTCAAGGAGTTTATAACGCTTTCGAAACGGGAAAGTTCGTGATAAACGGGAGTACCGGCGCGACTTTCTACGGCGGACTGATCGGCGGGGCGGGCATCATGCTGCTCATTTATTTTTTGGGCGGCAAACTTATCCTCAAAAACGACGACAATAAAAAATATTTTTCTATGTTTTTGCAGATCGGCGTTTGCTGTGTTGCCGTCGCGCACGGATTCGGCCGCATCGGCTGCCTCACTGCGGGGTGCTGCCACGGGCACGAAACGGATGCCTGGTACGGGATCAATCAGTATATGTATACGGATGCGGGCGGCCACGAAGTCTGGAAGAAAGTCGTGCCTTTGCAATTATTTGAAGCGCTGTTTTTGTTTGCGCTCGGCGCGCTCATGTTCTATTTGGCTTGGAAAGGGAAAAAGTATAATTTCCCCGTCTATACGATCGGCTACGGCGTATGGCGTTTCATCATCGAATTTTTCCGCGCGGACGACCGCGGCGAAACGCTCTTTAAACTGCTTACGCCTTCGCAGTTGACCGCGCTCATCCTCATTTTGGCAGGGATCGCGTATCTGCTTGTACCCGTAATCCGAAAGAAAATAAAGAAAACGTAA
- a CDS encoding DUF4870 domain-containing protein: protein MDENDNRNEQETKNEDRNEKNAQAPASDDKTAYKLICALGYVPCGLLFFLPLIVYSNDEFAKYHANQALVLFLTAVIGEVVLGVLSVIPFLSVVMYVLTSVYGVLMLVLCILGILNVVREEKNPLPVIGKINLLK from the coding sequence ATGGATGAAAATGATAATCGCAACGAACAGGAAACAAAGAACGAAGACCGGAACGAGAAGAACGCGCAGGCTCCTGCTTCCGACGACAAAACGGCGTATAAGTTGATTTGCGCGCTCGGGTATGTGCCTTGCGGGTTATTATTCTTTTTGCCGCTGATCGTTTATTCCAACGACGAATTTGCAAAATACCATGCGAATCAGGCGCTTGTTTTATTTCTCACGGCCGTGATCGGAGAGGTGGTGCTCGGCGTTTTGAGCGTGATCCCGTTTTTATCTGTAGTGATGTACGTTCTAACTTCGGTGTATGGCGTCTTGATGCTGGTTTTATGTATCCTCGGCATCTTAAATGTCGTTCGCGAAGAAAAGAATCCTTTACCCGTCATAGGCAAGATCAATTTGCTTAAATAG
- a CDS encoding L-rhamnose mutarotase, with product MEKVTWRAVIKEGMVKEYIKRHDEIWPEMVETLKAAGICNYTIWLDGNSLFGYYECEKGAKYALDYQAESEVVKRWNISMDPIMSMFDCKPQKVFELK from the coding sequence ATGGAGAAAGTAACCTGGCGTGCGGTCATTAAAGAGGGCATGGTGAAAGAATATATAAAACGCCATGACGAGATCTGGCCTGAGATGGTCGAAACTCTGAAAGCGGCGGGTATCTGCAATTATACCATTTGGCTGGACGGAAATAGTTTGTTCGGGTATTACGAATGCGAAAAAGGGGCAAAATACGCCCTGGATTATCAGGCGGAAAGCGAAGTTGTCAAACGTTGGAATATTTCCATGGATCCGATCATGTCCATGTTCGACTGTAAACCGCAAAAGGTATTCGAACTGAAATAA
- the spo0A gene encoding sporulation transcription factor Spo0A, translating to MLHANVAILESNEQFAQELKQFFAENTDLNVCGVSDDGIAGVDMIQNTNPDVILLSLILKGIDGFTVLDKLRESGKKYSVIVMGNFANEEIVSTAMSKGAKYYLIKPFAPEVAAARIMELLKNDYSAAGKNISIREKKSTASLDEKISNIFISIGIPPHIKGYNYLREGIKYAVAEPNIINNVTKELYPKIANHFDTTPSKVERAIRHAIEVAWNRGRIDAINAIFGVRVYIGTEKPTNSEFIALVADKLILEGIVNA from the coding sequence ATGTTGCACGCCAATGTTGCCATTTTGGAAAGCAACGAGCAATTTGCACAAGAACTCAAACAGTTCTTTGCAGAAAACACCGATTTGAACGTTTGTGGGGTTAGTGATGATGGGATCGCGGGAGTGGACATGATTCAAAACACCAATCCCGATGTTATTCTTTTAAGCCTGATCTTGAAAGGGATCGACGGCTTTACCGTGTTGGACAAACTGCGCGAAAGCGGCAAAAAGTACAGCGTGATCGTCATGGGGAATTTTGCGAACGAAGAGATCGTATCGACTGCGATGAGCAAGGGTGCGAAATACTATCTGATCAAACCCTTTGCGCCCGAAGTCGCTGCGGCGCGGATCATGGAACTTTTAAAAAATGATTATTCTGCGGCGGGTAAAAATATTTCTATCCGGGAAAAGAAAAGCACCGCGTCGTTGGACGAGAAGATCAGCAATATTTTTATCTCTATCGGCATTCCTCCGCATATCAAGGGATATAATTATCTGCGAGAAGGCATCAAGTATGCGGTCGCAGAGCCCAATATCATCAATAACGTGACCAAAGAATTGTACCCGAAAATCGCAAACCATTTCGACACAACGCCCAGTAAAGTAGAACGCGCTATCCGCCATGCGATTGAAGTGGCCTGGAACCGCGGCAGGATTGATGCGATCAACGCGATATTCGGCGTCCGCGTCTATATCGGAACGGAAAAACCCACCAACAGCGAATTTATCGCACTCGTAGCGGATAAACTGATTTTGGAAGGAATCGTGAACGCTTGA